Proteins encoded together in one Accipiter gentilis chromosome 16, bAccGen1.1, whole genome shotgun sequence window:
- the LOC126046493 gene encoding uncharacterized protein LOC126046493 isoform X5, which produces MEALRAAGRAVLRSPRLARHGLGLRRRRKLPESWADMQEPLLEGMCFTLKYLGMTLVEKPKGEDMAAAAIRRIVATDLLLHNRQAAEQSLRLCCPEPGQRGTGVPCLPLTQEEDCPGCDSDCGPGLPDGTGSLGSSTCRRRKRRRKMITSVKPYLAWRRWGREPTAQQSQHFLCPGQALLLHSCCATAWGNPQTAGRGWEGLETSPQLALGLLAPRLPWAKPNLCSNGPATQDSPCACTWARQCLPLPRHCPPGMGSAGTAAMQRTDCDTCSLSCSPPA; this is translated from the exons ATGGAGGCGCTGCGGGCGGCGGGGCGTGCCGTGCTGCGGAGCCCGCGCCTCGCCCGGCACGGCTTGGGGCTCCGCCGGCGGCGCA AGCTTCCTGAGAGCTGGGCTGATATGCAGGAGCCGCTGCTTGAGGGGATGTGCTTCACACTCAAGTATCTAGGCATGACACTGGTAGAAAAACCCAAAGGAGAAGAcatggctgctgctgccatccGCAGGATCGTGGCCACG gaTCTCCTACTGCACAACAGACAAGCTGCAGAACAAAGTCTTCGCTTATGTTGCCCAGAGCCAGGACAGCGGGGCACTGGAGTGCCATGCCTTCCTCTCACCCAAGAAGAAGATT GCCCAGGCTGTGACTCTGACTGTGGCCCAGGCCTTCCAGATGGCACTGGATCTCTGGGAAGCAGCACATGCAG gaggaggaagaggaggaggaagatgataaCATCGGTGAAACCTTATCTGG CAtggaggaggtggggaagggagccCACAGCTCAGCAG AGTCAGCATTTCTTGTGCCCAGGGCAAGCTCTCCTACTGCACAGCTGTTGTGCTACCGCTTGGGGCAACCCCCAGACAGCtggaaggggctgggaggggttGGAGACCTCGCCACAGCTGGCCCTGGGACTGCTGGCTCCAAGACTCCCCTGGGCTAAGCCAAATCTCTGCAGCAATGGACCAGCCACTCAGGATTCACCCTGTGCCTGCACCTGGGCCAGACAGTGCCTGCCCCTCCCCCGGCACTGCCCACCAGGCATGGGGTCTGCTGGCACCGCTGCTATGCAGCGCACAGACTGTGACACCTGTTCCTTGTCCTGCTCTCCGCCTGCATGA
- the LOC126046493 gene encoding uncharacterized protein LOC126046493 isoform X4, translated as MEALRAAGRAVLRSPRLARHGLGLRRRRKLPESWADMQEPLLEGMCFTLKYLGMTLVEKPKGEDMAAAAIRRIVATDLLLHNRQAAEQSLRLCCPEPGQRGTGVPCLPLTQEEDCPGCDSDCGPGLPDGTGSLGSSTCRRRKRRRKMITSVKPYLGLAWGMMGAVFSSKAAWRRWGREPTAQQSQHFLCPGQALLLHSCCATAWGNPQTAGRGWEGLETSPQLALGLLAPRLPWAKPNLCSNGPATQDSPCACTWARQCLPLPRHCPPGMGSAGTAAMQRTDCDTCSLSCSPPA; from the exons ATGGAGGCGCTGCGGGCGGCGGGGCGTGCCGTGCTGCGGAGCCCGCGCCTCGCCCGGCACGGCTTGGGGCTCCGCCGGCGGCGCA AGCTTCCTGAGAGCTGGGCTGATATGCAGGAGCCGCTGCTTGAGGGGATGTGCTTCACACTCAAGTATCTAGGCATGACACTGGTAGAAAAACCCAAAGGAGAAGAcatggctgctgctgccatccGCAGGATCGTGGCCACG gaTCTCCTACTGCACAACAGACAAGCTGCAGAACAAAGTCTTCGCTTATGTTGCCCAGAGCCAGGACAGCGGGGCACTGGAGTGCCATGCCTTCCTCTCACCCAAGAAGAAGATT GCCCAGGCTGTGACTCTGACTGTGGCCCAGGCCTTCCAGATGGCACTGGATCTCTGGGAAGCAGCACATGCAG gaggaggaagaggaggaggaagatgataaCATCGGTGAAACCTTATCTGG GCCTTGCTTGGGGTATGATGGGTGCTGTGTTCTCTTCCAAAGCAGCAtggaggaggtggggaagggagccCACAGCTCAGCAG AGTCAGCATTTCTTGTGCCCAGGGCAAGCTCTCCTACTGCACAGCTGTTGTGCTACCGCTTGGGGCAACCCCCAGACAGCtggaaggggctgggaggggttGGAGACCTCGCCACAGCTGGCCCTGGGACTGCTGGCTCCAAGACTCCCCTGGGCTAAGCCAAATCTCTGCAGCAATGGACCAGCCACTCAGGATTCACCCTGTGCCTGCACCTGGGCCAGACAGTGCCTGCCCCTCCCCCGGCACTGCCCACCAGGCATGGGGTCTGCTGGCACCGCTGCTATGCAGCGCACAGACTGTGACACCTGTTCCTTGTCCTGCTCTCCGCCTGCATGA
- the LOC126046493 gene encoding low density lipoprotein receptor adapter protein 1-like isoform X2: MEALRAAGRAVLRSPRLARHGLGLRRRRKLPESWADMQEPLLEGMCFTLKYLGMTLVEKPKGEDMAAAAIRRIVATARVGARKFQKVILTVSPRGISLQDADTKEMVENISIYRISYCTTDKLQNKVFAYVAQSQDSGALECHAFLSPKKKIAQAVTLTVAQAFQMALDLWEAAHAGSRQEQPLHPSCVLESSEPGRPSEPAPPGSPPFRHRFGEEEEEEEDDNIGETLSGPCLGYDGCCVLFQSSMEEVGKGAHSSAESAFLVPRASSPTAQLLCYRLGQPPDSWKGLGGVGDLATAGPGTAGSKTPLG; this comes from the exons ATGGAGGCGCTGCGGGCGGCGGGGCGTGCCGTGCTGCGGAGCCCGCGCCTCGCCCGGCACGGCTTGGGGCTCCGCCGGCGGCGCA AGCTTCCTGAGAGCTGGGCTGATATGCAGGAGCCGCTGCTTGAGGGGATGTGCTTCACACTCAAGTATCTAGGCATGACACTGGTAGAAAAACCCAAAGGAGAAGAcatggctgctgctgccatccGCAGGATCGTGGCCACG GCACGGGTGGGAGCTCGCAAGTTCCAGAAGGTGATTCTGACAGTGTCTCCGAGGGGCATTTCGCTGCAGGATGCAGACACAAAGGAGATGGTTGAGAACATCTCCATCTACAG gaTCTCCTACTGCACAACAGACAAGCTGCAGAACAAAGTCTTCGCTTATGTTGCCCAGAGCCAGGACAGCGGGGCACTGGAGTGCCATGCCTTCCTCTCACCCAAGAAGAAGATT GCCCAGGCTGTGACTCTGACTGTGGCCCAGGCCTTCCAGATGGCACTGGATCTCTGGGAAGCAGCACATGCAG GCTCTAGGCAGGAACAGCCCCTTCACCCTTCATGTGTCTTGGAGAGCAGTGAGCCCGGCAGACCAAGTGAGCCAGCCCCCCCAGGGAGCCCTCCCTTCAGACACCGGTTTGGG gaggaggaagaggaggaggaagatgataaCATCGGTGAAACCTTATCTGG GCCTTGCTTGGGGTATGATGGGTGCTGTGTTCTCTTCCAAAGCAGCAtggaggaggtggggaagggagccCACAGCTCAGCAG AGTCAGCATTTCTTGTGCCCAGGGCAAGCTCTCCTACTGCACAGCTGTTGTGCTACCGCTTGGGGCAACCCCCAGACAGCtggaaggggctgggaggggttGGAGACCTCGCCACAGCTGGCCCTGGGACTGCTGGCTCCAAGACTCCCCTGGGCTAA
- the LOC126046493 gene encoding low density lipoprotein receptor adapter protein 1-like isoform X3, with amino-acid sequence MEALRAAGRAVLRSPRLARHGLGLRRRRKLPESWADMQEPLLEGMCFTLKYLGMTLVEKPKGEDMAAAAIRRIVATARVGARKFQKVILTVSPRGISLQDADTKEMVENISIYRISYCTTDKLQNKVFAYVAQSQDSGALECHAFLSPKKKIAQAVTLTVAQAFQMALDLWEAAHAGSRQEQPLHPSCVLESSEPGRPSEPAPPGSPPFRHRFGEEEEEEEDDNIGETLSGMEEVGKGAHSSAESAFLVPRASSPTAQLLCYRLGQPPDSWKGLGGVGDLATAGPGTAGSKTPLG; translated from the exons ATGGAGGCGCTGCGGGCGGCGGGGCGTGCCGTGCTGCGGAGCCCGCGCCTCGCCCGGCACGGCTTGGGGCTCCGCCGGCGGCGCA AGCTTCCTGAGAGCTGGGCTGATATGCAGGAGCCGCTGCTTGAGGGGATGTGCTTCACACTCAAGTATCTAGGCATGACACTGGTAGAAAAACCCAAAGGAGAAGAcatggctgctgctgccatccGCAGGATCGTGGCCACG GCACGGGTGGGAGCTCGCAAGTTCCAGAAGGTGATTCTGACAGTGTCTCCGAGGGGCATTTCGCTGCAGGATGCAGACACAAAGGAGATGGTTGAGAACATCTCCATCTACAG gaTCTCCTACTGCACAACAGACAAGCTGCAGAACAAAGTCTTCGCTTATGTTGCCCAGAGCCAGGACAGCGGGGCACTGGAGTGCCATGCCTTCCTCTCACCCAAGAAGAAGATT GCCCAGGCTGTGACTCTGACTGTGGCCCAGGCCTTCCAGATGGCACTGGATCTCTGGGAAGCAGCACATGCAG GCTCTAGGCAGGAACAGCCCCTTCACCCTTCATGTGTCTTGGAGAGCAGTGAGCCCGGCAGACCAAGTGAGCCAGCCCCCCCAGGGAGCCCTCCCTTCAGACACCGGTTTGGG gaggaggaagaggaggaggaagatgataaCATCGGTGAAACCTTATCTGG CAtggaggaggtggggaagggagccCACAGCTCAGCAG AGTCAGCATTTCTTGTGCCCAGGGCAAGCTCTCCTACTGCACAGCTGTTGTGCTACCGCTTGGGGCAACCCCCAGACAGCtggaaggggctgggaggggttGGAGACCTCGCCACAGCTGGCCCTGGGACTGCTGGCTCCAAGACTCCCCTGGGCTAA
- the LOC126046493 gene encoding low density lipoprotein receptor adapter protein 1-like isoform X1, with translation MEALRAAGRAVLRSPRLARHGLGLRRRRKLPESWADMQEPLLEGMCFTLKYLGMTLVEKPKGEDMAAAAIRRIVATARVGARKFQKVILTVSPRGISLQDADTKEMVENISIYRISYCTTDKLQNKVFAYVAQSQDSGALECHAFLSPKKKIAQAVTLTVAQAFQMALDLWEAAHAGSRQEQPLHPSCVLESSEPGRPSEPAPPGSPPFRHRFGEEEEEEEDDNIGETLSGRPCLGYDGCCVLFQSSMEEVGKGAHSSAESAFLVPRASSPTAQLLCYRLGQPPDSWKGLGGVGDLATAGPGTAGSKTPLG, from the exons ATGGAGGCGCTGCGGGCGGCGGGGCGTGCCGTGCTGCGGAGCCCGCGCCTCGCCCGGCACGGCTTGGGGCTCCGCCGGCGGCGCA AGCTTCCTGAGAGCTGGGCTGATATGCAGGAGCCGCTGCTTGAGGGGATGTGCTTCACACTCAAGTATCTAGGCATGACACTGGTAGAAAAACCCAAAGGAGAAGAcatggctgctgctgccatccGCAGGATCGTGGCCACG GCACGGGTGGGAGCTCGCAAGTTCCAGAAGGTGATTCTGACAGTGTCTCCGAGGGGCATTTCGCTGCAGGATGCAGACACAAAGGAGATGGTTGAGAACATCTCCATCTACAG gaTCTCCTACTGCACAACAGACAAGCTGCAGAACAAAGTCTTCGCTTATGTTGCCCAGAGCCAGGACAGCGGGGCACTGGAGTGCCATGCCTTCCTCTCACCCAAGAAGAAGATT GCCCAGGCTGTGACTCTGACTGTGGCCCAGGCCTTCCAGATGGCACTGGATCTCTGGGAAGCAGCACATGCAG GCTCTAGGCAGGAACAGCCCCTTCACCCTTCATGTGTCTTGGAGAGCAGTGAGCCCGGCAGACCAAGTGAGCCAGCCCCCCCAGGGAGCCCTCCCTTCAGACACCGGTTTGGG gaggaggaagaggaggaggaagatgataaCATCGGTGAAACCTTATCTGG CAGGCCTTGCTTGGGGTATGATGGGTGCTGTGTTCTCTTCCAAAGCAGCAtggaggaggtggggaagggagccCACAGCTCAGCAG AGTCAGCATTTCTTGTGCCCAGGGCAAGCTCTCCTACTGCACAGCTGTTGTGCTACCGCTTGGGGCAACCCCCAGACAGCtggaaggggctgggaggggttGGAGACCTCGCCACAGCTGGCCCTGGGACTGCTGGCTCCAAGACTCCCCTGGGCTAA